From Ancylobacter pratisalsi, one genomic window encodes:
- a CDS encoding chromate transporter: MSENLSVLGVFSLLSVLAVGGGAAVLPETKELVVGTHHWLTNDQFRDIYGLGQVVPGPNMLMVLVIGYHVTGYLGALLAFLGFFVPAGAISWGASRVWDHFEGSPWREALQRGLAPLVVGLMAAGTVSIARTAIEGATTIAIAIVVFGGVYFVKRVNPALFVLGGGVVGLILLSGTGAGQP, translated from the coding sequence ATGAGCGAGAATCTTTCCGTCCTCGGCGTCTTCTCGCTGCTCTCGGTTCTCGCCGTGGGCGGGGGCGCAGCGGTGCTTCCTGAAACCAAGGAACTGGTGGTGGGCACCCATCACTGGCTCACAAACGACCAGTTCCGCGACATTTACGGCCTCGGGCAGGTGGTCCCCGGTCCGAACATGTTGATGGTGCTGGTCATCGGCTATCACGTCACCGGCTATCTCGGCGCGCTTCTGGCCTTTCTCGGCTTCTTTGTGCCGGCCGGGGCGATTTCCTGGGGTGCCTCGCGGGTCTGGGACCACTTCGAGGGCTCGCCCTGGCGTGAGGCGCTGCAGCGCGGCCTTGCTCCGCTGGTGGTCGGCCTCATGGCGGCAGGCACGGTGTCGATCGCGCGCACCGCGATCGAGGGCGCGACCACGATCGCCATCGCCATCGTGGTCTTCGGCGGGGTCTATTTCGTCAAACGGGTCAATCCCGCCCTCTTCGTCCTGGGCGGCGGCGTCGTGGGACTGATCCTGCTCAGCGGAACAGGCGCCGGTCAGCCCTGA
- a CDS encoding TIGR00266 family protein yields MRHKIIGTTMPVLEIGLEAGEKVIGVPDQLSWMSGDISLTTTMAGGGSSGLFGIMSRAVSGGGLFMTEFHAERGPGNVAFAAKLPGNIMATEVGGAGYLVHRHGFICGTPGIEVASAFQQTLGGAVFGGEGFVLQKLSGSGTAWIELGGEIVTYELQPGQVLLVHPGHVGLFEASVAFELTTMRGVKNALFGGDGLFLAKLSGPGKVWLQTLTAPGLAHALSHYLPSRQG; encoded by the coding sequence ATGCGTCACAAGATCATTGGCACCACAATGCCGGTTCTGGAAATCGGCCTTGAGGCCGGCGAAAAGGTCATCGGCGTTCCCGATCAGCTTTCCTGGATGTCCGGCGATATCAGCCTGACCACCACCATGGCCGGCGGCGGAAGCAGCGGGCTGTTCGGCATCATGAGCCGCGCGGTTTCCGGTGGCGGGCTTTTCATGACGGAATTCCACGCCGAGCGTGGCCCGGGCAATGTGGCGTTCGCCGCCAAGCTGCCCGGCAACATCATGGCGACCGAGGTCGGCGGGGCAGGTTATCTCGTCCATCGCCACGGCTTCATCTGCGGCACGCCGGGCATCGAGGTGGCCAGCGCATTCCAGCAGACGCTGGGAGGCGCGGTGTTCGGCGGGGAAGGGTTCGTGCTGCAGAAGCTATCGGGCTCCGGCACCGCCTGGATCGAACTCGGCGGCGAGATCGTGACCTATGAACTTCAGCCCGGCCAGGTCCTGCTGGTGCATCCCGGCCATGTCGGCCTGTTCGAGGCGAGCGTGGCTTTTGAGCTCACCACCATGCGCGGCGTCAAGAACGCGCTGTTCGGCGGGGACGGGCTGTTTCTGGCGAAACTCTCGGGGCCGGGCAAGGTGTGGCTGCAGACGCTGACCGCGCCGGGCCTCGCCCACGCGCTCAGCCATTATCTGCCCAGCCGTCAGGGCTGA
- a CDS encoding YoaK family protein, with protein MRPSLRRFTFATFATLIAGFVDAVGYAHLGGLFLSFMSGNSTRLGIQLADADWAHVGFTAGVIGSFVGGAFLGTTLSDAVGEMKLILILCCEVVMFAIAWALVFAGIGYGALLPVALAMGMQNSVHQVIAGADVGKSFVTGALFGLGQSLSRFATRRETPQEAASYAASWASFVTGAAIGALVLAWSSLSVAMGGACLLLAGLAALAYAFHGHLPHAVGQVGGD; from the coding sequence ATGCGCCCCTCCCTTCGCCGCTTCACCTTCGCCACCTTCGCCACGCTTATCGCCGGTTTCGTCGACGCGGTCGGCTATGCCCATCTCGGCGGGCTGTTCCTGTCCTTCATGAGCGGCAACAGCACGCGGCTCGGCATCCAACTCGCGGATGCCGACTGGGCGCATGTCGGGTTTACCGCTGGCGTGATCGGCAGCTTCGTCGGCGGCGCGTTCCTCGGAACCACGCTTTCCGACGCGGTGGGCGAGATGAAACTGATCCTTATCCTGTGCTGCGAGGTGGTGATGTTCGCCATCGCCTGGGCGCTGGTTTTCGCCGGGATCGGCTATGGCGCCCTGCTGCCGGTGGCTCTGGCCATGGGCATGCAGAACAGCGTCCATCAGGTGATCGCCGGCGCGGATGTCGGCAAGAGCTTCGTCACCGGCGCGCTGTTCGGTCTCGGCCAATCGCTGTCCCGCTTCGCGACCAGGCGTGAAACGCCGCAGGAAGCCGCGTCCTACGCCGCGTCATGGGCGTCTTTCGTCACAGGAGCCGCGATCGGGGCCCTGGTGCTGGCCTGGTCCAGCCTGTCGGTCGCCATGGGAGGCGCCTGCCTGCTTCTGGCGGGGCTGGCCGCACTCGCCTATGCCTTCCATGGCCATCTTCCCCACGCCGTCGGCCAGGTCGGAGGCGACTGA